The DNA window ACCTCTGGCTCAACAGGAAAACCCAAAGGGGTGGTCCATACCACCGCGGGTTACAACCTCTGGGCCCATTTGACGTTTCAATGGATCTTCGACATCCGTGACGACGATGTGTTTTGGTGCACAGCCGATGTGGGCTGGATCACCGGACACAGCTATATCGTCTACGGGCCTCTGTCGAACGGCGCCACCACCGTGATGTACGAGGGTGCTCCTCGACCCTCCAAGCCAGGGGCATTCTGGGAGCTGATCCAGAAACATCGCGTCAGCATTTTCTACACCGCTCCAACGGCCATTCGTGCCTTTATGAGGAGTGGCCGTGCGGTGCCAGATCAATACGACATGAGCAGCCTGCGCCTGCTTGGCACCGTCGGGGAGCCGATCAATCCTGAAGCCTGGATGTGGTATCGCGATGTGGTGGGCGGTGAGCGCTGCCCCATCGTCGACACCTGGTGGCAAACCGAAACCGGTGGCGTGATGATCAGCCCCCTTCCGGGAGCAACCCCCACCAAGCCAGGCTCTGCCACCTTGCCCTTGCCTGGGATTCAAGCCGACATCATCGATGCAGAGGGCAATAGCTGTGGACCCAATGAAGGCGGGTACCTGGCAGTGCGAGCGCCCTGGCCAGGCATGATGCGCACCGTTCATGGAAATCCCCAGCGTTTCCGAGAGAGTTACTGGGAAGCGATTCGTCCTGCAGATGGATCGCACCTTTACTTCGCTGGTGATGGGGCACGCCGGGATGACGACGGCTATTTCTGGGTGATGGGGCGTGTGGATGACGTGATCAACGTCTCTGGCCACCGTCTGGGCACGATGGAAATCGAATCGGCCTTGGTGAGCCATCCCGCCGTCGCTGAAGCCGCCGTGGTCGGTCGGCCCGATGATCTCAAGGGTGAGGGCATTGTTGCCTTCGTCACGCTGGAACTTGGACGTGAGTCAACCGACGCCCTCGTCGCTGAACTGCGTGCCCATGTCGGCAAGGAGATCGGGCCGATCGCAAGGCCAGACGAGATTCGCTGCAGCGATGCCTTGCCTAAAACGCGTAGTGGCAAGATCATGCGCCGGATTCTGCGCGCTCTCGCAGCCGGTGAGGAGGTCACTGGCGATACCAGCACGCTGGAAGATCGCTCCGTTCTTGATCGTTTACGCGGCTAAGGCCAACCAACCCATGCAGGAGCAGCCCTGGCTGTTTCTGCATGGGAAACCACTCAAATCATCGGGAAATCTGGTGGAAGAAGCGCTTGATCGGGCCATCCATCCTTTCCATAAATGGCGTCCAAAATCACGTTGAGAAGCGAACGTTTCTGTTGGAGCTCCTCTTTTGCAGCCCATTGAATTTCACTTAATTCTTCGTCCGAAACTTGAAGAGCTTC is part of the Synechococcus sp. WH 8016 genome and encodes:
- the acs gene encoding acetate--CoA ligase; translation: MSEGSTIESVLQEQRVFEPPADLARDARISGMESYRALAEAAKSDPDTFWGDAARRELHWFEPFHTVLDWDNPPFARWFEGGTTNLSYNCLDRHLNGPKANKTALIWEGEPGDVRTFTYQELHAEVCRAANALKAMGIGKGDLVALYMPMVPEAAIAMLACARIGAPHSVVFGGFSAEALRDRLIDGEVKAVITADGGFRKDKPVSLKPAVNAALADGACPTVKSVLVVKRTDQPVEMVPGRDQWWHEIVANQSEACIAEPMASEDRLFVLYTSGSTGKPKGVVHTTAGYNLWAHLTFQWIFDIRDDDVFWCTADVGWITGHSYIVYGPLSNGATTVMYEGAPRPSKPGAFWELIQKHRVSIFYTAPTAIRAFMRSGRAVPDQYDMSSLRLLGTVGEPINPEAWMWYRDVVGGERCPIVDTWWQTETGGVMISPLPGATPTKPGSATLPLPGIQADIIDAEGNSCGPNEGGYLAVRAPWPGMMRTVHGNPQRFRESYWEAIRPADGSHLYFAGDGARRDDDGYFWVMGRVDDVINVSGHRLGTMEIESALVSHPAVAEAAVVGRPDDLKGEGIVAFVTLELGRESTDALVAELRAHVGKEIGPIARPDEIRCSDALPKTRSGKIMRRILRALAAGEEVTGDTSTLEDRSVLDRLRG